A single Calidifontibacter indicus DNA region contains:
- a CDS encoding DUF2126 domain-containing protein, whose product MTIRVALHHRTTYTFDEPVTVHPHVVRLRPAPHSRTPIESYSLSVSPKNHFINWQQDPFGNYLARLVFPERVKELDITVDLVADMTVINPFDFFVEEYAEHFPFEYAPDLRADLEPYLRPVDDGDEGSGPSPQVREWIDKAVADARSGEDDPRIVDFLVAMNSAVNRSVSYSVRMEHGVQTPQETLDRGIGSCRDSAWLLVSALREAGLAARFVSGYLVQLTSDVKALDGPDGPTEDFTDLHAWAEVFVPGAGWIGLDATSGLFAGEGHIPLCATPHPSAAAPITGATAPVGVSFDFENTVTRIFEDPRVTKPYSDVQWEKVRELGRHVDELLEAGDVRLTMGGEPTFVSAGDTSTPQWETAADGPEKRKLATELAATLRTRYAEGGITHHGQGKWYPGEPLPRWQIGLIWRADGQQMWQHPDLLDDPWGDARVPDDEQEKATAVRDFAQHLAARLGLPDDVVRAAYEDPITQWHNEIRQPAGEKPGDDVDALDPDRAQKLAAKEQAPELPTGWVLPIFPNSDGDGWGSAIWRTRRDHLYLTPGTSPMGLRLPLSSIAWTEAPFTPDASPFAASGTLPTPEELASDDVAPATLHDIEESPSTALTVEARDGHLFVFLPPLSELDDALLMLAAIEQAAVATGTPVVLEGYAPPSGAGRLKSLTVTPDPGVIEVNVQPTSSWEELEDLTTTLFDDARRTRLATEKFDLDGTHTGTGGGNHITLGGSTPKDSPLLRRPDLLRSLITFWQHHPALSYVFSGRFIGPTSQSPRVDEGRHETLYELEIAFHELDRVTKESGGEPRPWLTDRLLRHLLTDITGNTHRSEFCIDKLYSPDSDRGRLGILELRGFEMPPHARMSLVQALLVRTLVARFWNEPYEGALVRWGSRLHDRFLLPAFAAADLRDVVADLNRFLENNGNGDEHRFDPAWFDPFLEFRFPRLGETDVDGVHLELRQAVEPWHVLGEEVSAGGTARYVDSSVEKVQVAATGLVPGRHVVTCNGIPVPMSPVSGSGWGTGSPGTAGAPDTAVGGVRYRAWAPPSALHPTIGVHSPLVFDLVDRWNGLSLGGFTYHVVHPGGRAFETYPVNAAEAESRRNSRFEALGHTSGPIDTSTWPADTQVRHGGGEYPSTLDLRRFLPGHRD is encoded by the coding sequence GTGACGATCCGGGTTGCCCTCCACCACCGCACGACGTACACCTTCGACGAGCCGGTGACGGTGCACCCGCATGTCGTCCGGCTGCGACCGGCACCGCACAGTCGCACTCCGATCGAGTCGTATTCGCTGTCGGTCTCGCCGAAGAACCACTTCATCAACTGGCAGCAGGACCCGTTCGGCAACTACCTCGCCCGGCTGGTCTTCCCCGAGCGCGTCAAGGAACTCGACATCACCGTCGACCTGGTCGCCGACATGACGGTGATCAACCCCTTCGACTTCTTCGTCGAGGAGTACGCCGAGCACTTCCCGTTCGAGTACGCCCCCGACCTGCGTGCCGATCTGGAGCCCTACCTGCGCCCGGTCGACGACGGCGACGAGGGCAGCGGCCCCTCGCCGCAGGTGCGGGAATGGATCGACAAGGCGGTTGCCGACGCCCGCTCCGGCGAGGACGACCCGCGCATCGTCGACTTCCTGGTCGCGATGAACAGCGCTGTGAACCGGTCGGTTTCGTACTCCGTGCGGATGGAGCACGGCGTGCAGACACCGCAGGAGACCCTCGATCGAGGTATCGGGTCGTGCCGTGACAGTGCCTGGCTGCTGGTGTCGGCGCTGCGCGAAGCCGGCCTGGCCGCCCGATTCGTCTCGGGCTATCTCGTTCAGCTCACCTCCGACGTGAAGGCGCTCGACGGACCCGACGGTCCGACCGAGGACTTCACCGACCTGCATGCCTGGGCCGAGGTGTTCGTGCCGGGCGCCGGATGGATCGGACTCGACGCGACCAGTGGCCTCTTCGCAGGCGAGGGGCACATCCCGCTGTGCGCCACGCCCCACCCGTCCGCCGCGGCACCGATCACCGGAGCCACCGCACCCGTCGGTGTCAGCTTCGATTTCGAGAACACCGTCACCCGCATCTTCGAAGACCCGCGCGTCACCAAGCCCTACTCCGACGTGCAGTGGGAGAAGGTGCGCGAGCTCGGACGCCACGTCGACGAACTGCTCGAGGCGGGCGACGTGCGGCTCACCATGGGCGGCGAGCCCACCTTCGTCTCCGCAGGCGACACCTCGACCCCGCAGTGGGAGACCGCGGCCGACGGCCCCGAGAAGCGCAAGCTCGCCACCGAACTCGCCGCGACGCTGCGCACCCGCTACGCCGAAGGCGGCATCACCCACCACGGTCAGGGCAAGTGGTATCCGGGAGAACCGTTGCCGCGCTGGCAGATCGGCCTCATCTGGCGGGCCGACGGACAACAGATGTGGCAGCACCCCGACCTGCTCGACGACCCGTGGGGCGACGCGCGTGTGCCCGACGACGAGCAGGAGAAGGCGACCGCCGTCCGTGACTTCGCCCAACACCTCGCCGCCCGACTCGGGCTGCCCGACGACGTGGTGCGCGCGGCCTACGAAGACCCGATCACGCAGTGGCACAACGAGATCCGCCAACCCGCCGGGGAGAAGCCGGGCGACGACGTCGACGCGCTCGACCCGGACCGTGCGCAGAAGCTCGCCGCGAAGGAGCAGGCACCCGAGCTGCCGACCGGCTGGGTGTTGCCGATCTTCCCAAACTCGGACGGCGACGGCTGGGGGAGCGCGATCTGGCGCACCCGCCGCGACCACCTCTACCTCACCCCGGGCACCTCACCGATGGGCCTACGGTTGCCGCTGAGCTCGATCGCCTGGACCGAAGCACCGTTCACGCCCGACGCCTCGCCGTTCGCGGCGTCCGGCACGCTCCCCACACCCGAAGAACTCGCCTCGGACGACGTCGCGCCGGCCACCCTGCACGACATCGAGGAATCGCCGAGCACCGCGCTGACCGTCGAGGCCCGCGACGGGCACCTGTTCGTCTTCCTGCCGCCGCTGTCGGAACTCGACGACGCCCTACTCATGCTCGCAGCGATCGAGCAGGCCGCTGTCGCCACCGGCACCCCAGTGGTGCTCGAGGGATACGCGCCGCCCAGCGGTGCCGGACGGCTCAAGTCGCTGACCGTCACCCCCGACCCCGGCGTCATCGAGGTCAACGTGCAGCCCACCTCGTCGTGGGAGGAGTTGGAAGACCTCACCACCACGCTCTTCGACGACGCGCGCCGCACCCGCCTGGCCACCGAGAAGTTCGACCTCGACGGCACACACACCGGCACCGGCGGCGGCAACCACATCACCCTCGGCGGCTCGACACCGAAGGACTCCCCGCTGCTGCGCCGTCCCGACCTGCTGCGCAGCCTGATCACCTTCTGGCAGCACCACCCGGCGCTGTCGTATGTGTTCTCCGGACGCTTCATCGGCCCGACCAGCCAGTCGCCGCGCGTCGACGAAGGACGCCACGAGACGCTCTACGAACTCGAGATCGCCTTCCACGAACTCGACCGCGTCACAAAGGAATCCGGCGGCGAGCCGCGGCCGTGGCTGACCGACCGACTGCTGCGCCACCTGCTGACCGACATCACCGGCAACACCCACCGCAGCGAGTTCTGCATCGACAAGCTCTACAGCCCCGACTCCGACCGCGGCCGCCTCGGCATCCTCGAACTGCGCGGCTTCGAAATGCCCCCGCACGCGCGAATGTCGCTGGTGCAGGCATTGCTCGTGCGCACCCTGGTCGCCCGGTTCTGGAACGAGCCGTACGAGGGCGCCCTGGTGCGCTGGGGTTCCCGGTTGCACGACCGATTCCTGTTGCCCGCGTTCGCCGCAGCCGACCTGCGCGACGTGGTGGCCGACCTCAACCGGTTCCTGGAGAACAACGGCAACGGCGACGAGCACCGGTTCGACCCGGCGTGGTTCGACCCGTTCCTGGAGTTCCGCTTCCCCCGGCTCGGCGAGACCGACGTCGACGGGGTGCACCTCGAACTGCGTCAGGCCGTCGAACCCTGGCACGTGCTGGGGGAGGAGGTGTCGGCCGGAGGGACCGCTCGCTACGTCGACTCCTCGGTCGAGAAGGTGCAGGTCGCCGCGACCGGTCTGGTGCCCGGACGCCACGTCGTCACCTGCAACGGCATCCCCGTTCCGATGTCGCCGGTGTCCGGATCGGGTTGGGGCACAGGCAGCCCCGGCACCGCCGGTGCGCCCGACACGGCGGTCGGTGGCGTTCGGTACCGCGCGTGGGCACCGCCGTCCGCCCTGCACCCGACGATCGGGGTGCACTCGCCGTTGGTGTTCGACCTGGTCGACCGCTGGAACGGGCTGTCGTTGGGCGGGTTCACCTATCACGTCGTGCACCCGGGTGGCCGGGCGTTCGAGACCTACCCGGTGAACGCGGCCGAGGCCGAATCGCGCCGCAACAGCCGGTTCGAGGCGCTCGGACACACCTCGGGGCCGATCGACACCTCGACCTGGCCGGCCGACACCCAGGTGCGACACGGCGGCGGCGAGTACCCGTCGACCCTGGATCTGCGCCGATTCCTGCCCGGGCACCGCGACTGA
- a CDS encoding circularly permuted type 2 ATP-grasp protein, producing the protein MTAQPHDRSGVLSRYDERVEALSTELGDRVGGSYDEWVGDGAAVHESLRSIVDTVGVGGLLARRAAANRYIKDDGLTYTANGEQRSRPWQLDPLPVVMTDTKWVELERGLAQRAMLLDALLEDLYGDRRMISERVVPAAAVVGHDGFLPAADGIRLPGARQLVMTSVDLARDAAGNWTVIADRNQAPSGAGYAMADRRIIARTLPRLYRDTALARLRGFFDEMSDALLDAAPVTVDQPNIVLLSPGPESETAFDQAFLATLLGLPLVLAEDLTMRDGQVWRRTTHKPQKVDLLVRRVDAAWSDPLDLRGDSRLGVTGLTEAARRGTISVVNPLGSGVLENPGLVPFLPEAAKRLLGEELILPDARTWWMGDDGQRAEALDRLDELVVKPISRGEADPATYGWELSTEQLDELRTRIEAEPWKWTAQEQVAMSTAPVVASDGLEPRRLVLRTFGVGGNDGYRFLHGGLGRVSPDSMSWDVSNQRGGIAKDIWVLAPSEFEAAMTARGRHRDTLQLTAAEPESLSLAPRVADDLFWLGRYAERAESSARLVTVVDDLVADHWGRTGSPGFSAMREMLLTLGQVTGVPTPGVEEHPTEFLRRIVFDEETPGTIAYSVRRLARTAHAVRELLSPDTWLILSRLQTAIHRPEDDDEPLPGVLAQVLEGLVGLAGLSAENTVRDEVWAFTEFGRRLERALQQSTLLRVSIGAERSPVTDGQVTEAALRACDSVITFRRRLASGTGPASPVAGMLQLLLRDPINPRSMEFQVNRLSAITETVDDPDIRESVDNLAAHLKSIAPEALASRERNQLADYTSELATQLRRLSDLVSERYFVRPTPLHRVRTIHEIGVRQ; encoded by the coding sequence ATGACGGCGCAACCACACGACCGCTCCGGCGTGCTGAGCCGCTACGACGAACGCGTCGAAGCGCTGAGCACCGAGCTCGGTGACCGGGTCGGCGGTTCTTACGACGAGTGGGTCGGCGACGGTGCAGCAGTGCACGAGTCGCTGCGGTCCATCGTCGACACCGTCGGGGTCGGCGGGCTGCTCGCCCGCCGCGCCGCGGCGAACCGCTACATCAAGGACGACGGGCTCACCTACACGGCCAACGGCGAACAGCGTTCTCGCCCATGGCAACTCGACCCGTTACCGGTCGTGATGACCGACACCAAGTGGGTCGAACTCGAACGCGGACTCGCCCAGCGGGCGATGCTGCTCGACGCGTTGCTCGAAGACCTCTATGGCGACCGGCGGATGATCTCCGAACGTGTCGTCCCGGCGGCGGCGGTCGTCGGTCACGACGGGTTCCTGCCCGCCGCCGATGGCATCCGGCTGCCCGGTGCCCGCCAACTCGTCATGACCAGCGTCGACCTCGCGCGTGACGCCGCCGGCAACTGGACGGTGATCGCCGACCGCAATCAGGCGCCGTCCGGTGCGGGCTACGCGATGGCCGACCGCCGGATCATCGCGCGCACCCTCCCACGCCTCTACCGCGACACCGCGCTGGCGCGGCTGCGCGGCTTCTTCGACGAGATGAGCGACGCGCTGCTCGACGCCGCGCCGGTCACCGTCGACCAGCCCAACATCGTGCTGCTGTCGCCCGGCCCGGAGAGCGAGACCGCGTTCGACCAGGCCTTCCTCGCCACCCTGCTCGGCCTGCCGCTGGTGCTCGCCGAAGACCTCACGATGCGCGACGGCCAGGTCTGGCGGCGCACCACCCACAAGCCCCAGAAGGTCGACCTGCTCGTGCGCCGCGTCGACGCGGCATGGTCGGATCCCCTTGACCTGCGAGGGGATTCGCGGCTCGGAGTCACCGGTCTCACCGAGGCTGCCCGGCGCGGCACGATCAGTGTGGTCAACCCGCTGGGCAGCGGAGTGCTGGAGAACCCCGGCCTCGTGCCGTTCCTGCCCGAGGCGGCCAAGCGGCTGCTCGGCGAAGAACTGATCCTGCCGGACGCCCGCACCTGGTGGATGGGTGACGACGGGCAGCGGGCCGAGGCGCTCGACCGACTCGACGAACTCGTCGTGAAGCCGATCAGCCGCGGCGAGGCCGACCCTGCGACGTACGGCTGGGAGCTGTCGACCGAGCAACTCGACGAGCTGCGCACTCGCATCGAGGCCGAGCCCTGGAAGTGGACGGCGCAGGAGCAGGTGGCGATGTCGACCGCCCCCGTCGTGGCCTCGGACGGCCTTGAGCCGCGTCGCCTCGTACTGCGCACGTTCGGGGTGGGCGGCAACGACGGCTACCGGTTCCTGCACGGTGGGCTCGGACGGGTGTCGCCGGACAGCATGAGCTGGGACGTCTCGAACCAGCGCGGCGGCATCGCCAAGGACATCTGGGTGCTCGCGCCGAGCGAGTTCGAGGCCGCGATGACGGCCCGTGGCCGACACCGTGACACCCTCCAGCTCACCGCCGCCGAGCCGGAGTCGCTCTCGTTGGCACCCCGTGTCGCCGACGATCTGTTCTGGCTCGGTCGCTACGCCGAACGCGCCGAGTCGAGTGCGCGCCTGGTGACCGTGGTCGACGACCTGGTGGCCGACCACTGGGGCCGCACCGGGTCGCCCGGGTTCTCCGCGATGCGCGAGATGCTGCTCACCCTCGGTCAGGTCACCGGTGTGCCCACGCCGGGCGTCGAGGAGCACCCGACCGAGTTCCTGCGCCGCATCGTCTTCGACGAGGAGACGCCGGGCACGATCGCCTACTCGGTACGACGACTCGCGCGCACGGCCCACGCCGTCCGCGAACTGCTGTCGCCCGACACCTGGCTGATCCTCAGCCGGTTGCAGACCGCGATCCACCGTCCGGAAGACGACGACGAGCCGCTGCCCGGTGTGCTCGCACAGGTGCTCGAGGGCCTCGTCGGTCTCGCCGGACTGTCCGCCGAGAACACCGTGCGTGACGAGGTGTGGGCGTTCACCGAGTTCGGCCGCCGGCTCGAGCGGGCGCTGCAACAGTCGACCCTGCTGCGCGTGTCGATCGGCGCCGAGCGGTCGCCGGTGACCGACGGTCAGGTCACCGAGGCCGCACTGCGGGCCTGCGACAGCGTCATCACGTTCCGTCGCCGGCTCGCGTCCGGCACCGGTCCGGCATCGCCGGTCGCCGGCATGCTGCAACTGCTGCTGCGCGACCCGATCAACCCGCGGTCGATGGAGTTCCAGGTGAACCGCCTCTCGGCGATCACCGAGACCGTCGACGACCCCGACATCCGCGAGTCCGTCGACAACCTCGCCGCACACCTGAAGTCGATCGCACCGGAGGCGCTGGCGTCCAGGGAGCGCAATCAGCTCGCCGACTACACCAGCGAGCTCGCGACACAGCTGCGCAGGCTCAGCGACCTGGTGTCCGAGCGCTACTTCGTGCGGCCCACGCCACTGCACCGGGTCAGGACGATCCACGAGATCGGAGTGCGCCAGTGA
- a CDS encoding transglutaminase family protein, which translates to MTTTEPRPDLHNTRHYEVRHTTEYVYEDYVTASYSRACLRPRSTDHQKVVSNVIEVTPSANVMSEHTDFFGNYSHYLEIRTRHTRFAVTKRSELEITWPQVDVEALNRWTVATAREELRSTAAGFDLDHARYLLPSRLVDVTPMVAAYAVEHLPDNKPLGDALVHLYELIYSDYKYAKGATSTTTTLEEVIEGKAGVCQDFAHLAAGMARHVGLPARYVSGYIETVPPPGKPKLAGSDATHAWTSIRTPLGWVDLDPTNNHFADSRYIVTAWGRDFRDVSPLKGIIFSEGSGSTLHVAVDVIPLTKERAHRQPELGDLG; encoded by the coding sequence GTGACCACGACCGAGCCGCGCCCCGACCTGCACAACACCCGCCACTACGAGGTGCGTCACACCACCGAGTACGTCTACGAGGACTACGTCACCGCGTCCTACAGCCGGGCCTGCCTGCGTCCGCGCTCGACCGACCACCAGAAGGTCGTCTCCAACGTCATCGAGGTGACCCCGTCGGCGAACGTGATGTCGGAACACACCGACTTCTTCGGCAACTACAGCCACTACCTGGAGATCCGCACCCGGCACACGCGGTTTGCGGTGACCAAGCGGTCGGAGCTCGAGATCACCTGGCCCCAGGTCGACGTCGAAGCCCTCAACCGGTGGACGGTGGCCACCGCCCGGGAGGAACTGCGCTCCACCGCAGCGGGATTCGACCTCGATCACGCGCGCTACCTGTTGCCCTCACGGCTGGTCGATGTGACCCCGATGGTCGCCGCGTACGCGGTCGAGCACCTGCCCGACAACAAGCCGCTCGGCGACGCGCTGGTGCACCTCTACGAGCTGATCTACAGCGACTACAAGTACGCCAAGGGAGCCACCTCGACCACGACCACCCTCGAGGAGGTCATCGAGGGCAAGGCCGGGGTCTGCCAGGACTTCGCACACCTCGCCGCGGGCATGGCTCGCCACGTCGGGCTGCCGGCCCGCTACGTCAGCGGCTACATCGAGACGGTGCCCCCACCGGGCAAACCGAAGCTCGCGGGGTCGGACGCCACCCACGCCTGGACGTCCATACGGACCCCGCTCGGGTGGGTCGACCTCGACCCGACGAACAACCACTTCGCCGACTCGCGCTACATCGTGACCGCGTGGGGGCGTGACTTCCGCGACGTGTCACCGCTCAAGGGCATCATCTTCAGCGAGGGCAGTGGCAGCACCCTCCACGTCGCTGTCGACGTCATCCCGCTGACCAAGGAGCGGGCGCACCGCCAGCCGGAGTTGGGCGACCTGGGCTGA
- a CDS encoding amidohydrolase family protein yields the protein MPVTVELPSDEATRVHALIDRLGLPGLIDVHTHFMPKSVLDKVWAYFDSVGPLTGREWGIAYRFDEAERVAKLRELGVVGWSSLNYPHKPGMAQWLNQWSADFAAAHPDCLQSATFYPEPGAGDYVAEAIASGAEIFKAHVQVGAYDPTDDLLDGVWARLQESGVPVVLHAGSGPTPGEFTGPQRVRSVLERFPGLKLIIAHMGMPEYGEFLDLCDEFAGVHLDTTMVFTQFVENDMPFPKDRLGDLVRLGDRVLLGTDFPNIPYPYVEALDAIVGLGLGDDWCRGVLHDNAARLFGRG from the coding sequence ATGCCGGTGACGGTCGAACTGCCGTCGGACGAAGCGACCCGGGTGCATGCACTCATCGACCGGCTGGGCCTTCCCGGCCTGATCGACGTGCACACTCACTTCATGCCGAAGTCGGTGCTCGACAAGGTGTGGGCCTACTTCGACTCGGTCGGGCCGCTCACCGGCCGGGAATGGGGCATCGCGTACCGGTTCGACGAAGCGGAACGGGTTGCGAAGCTGCGCGAACTCGGGGTCGTCGGGTGGTCGTCGCTCAACTACCCGCACAAGCCGGGAATGGCGCAGTGGCTGAACCAGTGGAGCGCCGATTTCGCTGCGGCACACCCGGACTGCCTGCAATCGGCGACGTTCTATCCCGAACCCGGGGCCGGTGACTACGTGGCCGAGGCGATCGCGTCGGGCGCCGAGATCTTCAAGGCCCACGTGCAGGTCGGCGCCTACGACCCGACCGACGACCTGTTGGACGGCGTCTGGGCGAGGTTGCAGGAGTCCGGCGTTCCGGTGGTGTTGCACGCCGGCAGCGGCCCGACCCCGGGCGAGTTCACCGGACCGCAGCGGGTGCGCTCCGTGCTGGAACGCTTCCCCGGCCTCAAGCTGATCATCGCCCACATGGGTATGCCGGAGTACGGCGAATTCCTCGACCTGTGTGATGAGTTCGCCGGCGTGCACCTCGACACCACGATGGTGTTCACGCAGTTCGTGGAGAACGACATGCCGTTCCCGAAGGACCGCCTGGGCGACCTGGTGCGCCTCGGTGACCGAGTGCTGCTCGGCACCGACTTCCCGAACATCCCCTACCCGTACGTGGAGGCCCTCGACGCCATCGTCGGTCTGGGTCTCGGCGACGACTGGTGTCGAGGTGTGTTGCACGACAACGCGGCCCGCTTGTTCGGGCGCGGCTGA
- a CDS encoding SRPBCC family protein: MTDHVEIERTFTTDPRRLFRAWTDPVELAAWFAPTGWTVPAETVTIDPRPGGVWRLTMAEDGGAGRVPVDAQLTEVVPGERLVGKESMDGPDGATEITLAVTFGADPSGAKLVLRQGPFPTEELLAQTAAGWGSSFEKLDTLVNPGER, translated from the coding sequence ATGACCGACCACGTCGAGATCGAACGCACCTTCACAACAGACCCGCGGCGGCTGTTCCGCGCCTGGACCGACCCGGTCGAGTTGGCCGCGTGGTTCGCGCCGACCGGGTGGACCGTCCCGGCCGAGACCGTCACGATCGACCCACGCCCGGGTGGCGTCTGGCGGCTCACGATGGCGGAGGACGGCGGTGCCGGCCGGGTGCCGGTCGACGCACAGCTCACCGAGGTGGTGCCGGGGGAGCGGCTCGTCGGCAAGGAGTCGATGGACGGGCCCGACGGCGCAACCGAGATCACTCTCGCCGTCACCTTCGGCGCCGACCCGTCCGGTGCGAAACTCGTGCTGCGCCAAGGACCTTTCCCCACCGAGGAACTCCTCGCGCAGACCGCCGCAGGGTGGGGCAGTTCCTTCGAGAAGCTCGACACCTTGGTCAACCCGGGCGAGCGCTGA
- a CDS encoding alpha/beta fold hydrolase: MDLHEDNIRLPDGRVLHAYVAVPSDRVALTLYWHHGSPNIGQPPVPLFPLADELGIRFVSHTRPGYTGSDRARDRRVVDVVPDAATVLDHLGIEQFVPMGHSGGGAHSLALAARDRRCVGALAISGLAPIDAEGLDFFAGFDEAGRRELAAASAGPREMERFLAAEPDAEPPFEPDDLEMFEGAWSWFMDVVRPSMVHSPDGFVDDDVAATHPWGFDPAGIGVPTVLLHGARDRMVPADHSRWLAGVIPDADLRVVDAGHLSVMRFVEPAIRDLHSRLA, encoded by the coding sequence GTGGACCTGCACGAGGACAACATCCGGCTGCCCGACGGGCGCGTGCTGCACGCGTACGTCGCGGTTCCGTCCGATCGTGTCGCGCTCACCCTCTACTGGCACCACGGGTCGCCCAACATCGGGCAGCCGCCGGTGCCGCTGTTCCCGCTCGCCGACGAGCTCGGCATCCGGTTCGTCTCGCACACCCGCCCCGGCTACACCGGGTCCGACCGTGCGCGTGACCGCCGGGTGGTCGACGTGGTGCCCGACGCCGCGACGGTGCTCGACCACCTCGGCATCGAACAGTTCGTGCCGATGGGGCATTCCGGTGGCGGAGCGCACAGCCTGGCGCTGGCGGCCCGCGATCGGAGATGCGTTGGCGCGCTGGCCATTTCGGGACTCGCGCCGATCGACGCGGAGGGCTTGGACTTCTTCGCCGGGTTCGACGAGGCCGGACGTCGCGAACTCGCCGCCGCGTCGGCCGGTCCGCGGGAGATGGAGCGTTTCCTGGCCGCAGAGCCCGACGCAGAGCCGCCGTTCGAACCCGACGACCTGGAGATGTTCGAGGGCGCCTGGTCGTGGTTCATGGACGTCGTGCGCCCCTCGATGGTGCACAGCCCGGACGGCTTCGTCGACGACGACGTCGCAGCGACCCACCCGTGGGGCTTCGATCCGGCCGGCATCGGGGTGCCAACCGTGCTGCTGCACGGGGCGCGCGACCGGATGGTGCCCGCCGACCACTCCCGCTGGCTCGCCGGCGTGATCCCGGACGCCGACCTGCGGGTCGTCGACGCCGGCCACCTGAGCGTCATGCGTTTCGTCGAGCCGGCGATCCGCGACCTGCACTCCCGGCTCGCATGA